The following coding sequences lie in one bacterium genomic window:
- a CDS encoding DUF4263 domain-containing protein, protein MPGQSDEIWKFFEGLSWPSIVFKSDRISCPAGDLLIKENNKYILNIIFFNRADNKYEKRNNRPTFEIDSEIDLLKLIYAKRGINYDFKYFDYIKRVLSINDEIFHKIKITKIGSEIRRYAKRGFLVIQEEIILNLINDSKEVYFKGKSSKNRLETYLINKLKVRYTNNIPKEVTTTDKGDFSFLIERFNLKTKKRRKDYEKYIDENDIQNLSRLAEKMIRDEVFPKEFLKSLDEYFIKEKLRDIIRLGRKILALGKNDIKSKKARKIIAEISDTPNEIKQLENIWQKYFERYLLYLVFSYKKIYPKIELVNIHSDKKYPDFIGINHYNGLDIIEIKTHLKNAVCWDESHKNFSFSSELSRSIIQTMNYMDAIVQRRFQNPEDNSKITQSTEEENLYHPRGIIIISSHAKLASRDLDKKRVSVLQRDFTKLRNSLQNIEILTFDEILQIADDYIKNINSE, encoded by the coding sequence ATGCCAGGCCAATCAGATGAGATATGGAAATTTTTTGAAGGGCTAAGCTGGCCAAGCATAGTTTTTAAATCGGATAGAATTTCTTGCCCCGCAGGTGATCTTCTTATTAAAGAAAATAATAAGTATATATTAAATATTATTTTCTTTAATAGGGCAGATAATAAATATGAAAAAAGAAATAATAGGCCAACTTTTGAGATTGATTCAGAAATAGATCTATTAAAACTGATATATGCAAAGCGAGGAATCAATTATGACTTTAAATATTTTGATTATATCAAAAGAGTTTTGAGTATAAATGATGAAATTTTTCATAAAATAAAAATTACTAAAATAGGATCTGAAATAAGACGTTATGCAAAAAGAGGATTTTTAGTTATACAAGAAGAAATTATCCTTAATCTTATTAATGACAGTAAAGAAGTTTATTTTAAAGGCAAGTCAAGCAAGAATAGGCTAGAGACATATTTAATTAATAAATTAAAAGTAAGATATACAAATAACATTCCTAAAGAGGTTACGACTACAGATAAGGGTGATTTTTCTTTTCTAATTGAGCGCTTTAATTTAAAGACTAAAAAAAGAAGAAAGGATTATGAGAAATATATAGATGAAAATGATATTCAAAACTTGTCTAGGCTTGCCGAAAAAATGATAAGAGATGAAGTTTTTCCGAAAGAATTTCTTAAGTCCCTTGATGAATATTTTATTAAAGAAAAATTGAGAGATATTATTCGTTTGGGGCGAAAAATATTAGCGCTGGGGAAAAATGATATAAAATCCAAAAAGGCGAGAAAAATAATTGCAGAGATATCAGATACCCCAAATGAAATTAAACAATTAGAAAATATATGGCAGAAATATTTTGAACGATATCTGCTTTATTTAGTGTTTTCTTATAAAAAAATTTATCCAAAAATAGAGTTGGTAAATATTCATAGTGATAAAAAATATCCGGATTTTATAGGGATTAATCACTATAATGGTTTGGATATTATAGAAATTAAAACACATTTAAAAAATGCAGTATGTTGGGATGAATCTCATAAAAATTTCAGTTTTTCTTCGGAACTAAGCAGGTCGATAATCCAAACTATGAACTACATGGATGCTATTGTTCAGCGTCGTTTCCAAAATCCAGAAGATAATTCAAAAATTACTCAATCAACCGAAGAAGAAAATCTGTATCATCCACGTGGAATTATTATAATATCATCACATGCTAAACTGGCCTCAAGAGACTTGGATAAAAAACGGGTGAGTGTATTACAACGGGATTTTACAAAGTTAAGAAATAGCTTACAAAATATTGAAATTCTTACTTTTGATGAAATTTTGCAAATTGCGGATGACTATATAAAGAATATTAATTCTGAATAA